TTCCATCGCGCTGTATAGCGCGGCGGTCGAATACGCAGCCACGCGCGGCATCATCATCGCCGATACCAAATTTGAGTTCGGGCTCGACGAAGACGGCACGCTGACCCTGATGGACGAAGTGCTCACCCCCGACTCCAGCCGCTTCTGGCCAGCCGACAGCTACGAGGAAGGCAAGAACCCGCCGAGCTTTGACAAGCAGTTCGTCCGTGACTGGCTCGAATCCACCGGCTGGAACAAGCAGCCGCCGCCCCCAGCGGTTCCAGCGGACGTTGCGCAGAAAACCGCCGACAAGTACCGCGAGGCGCTGACCCGTCTGACGGCCTGATCGAACGGTATGAGCAGACTCGCCCTGCGTCAGCGCATGGTGGGACGCAAGAGACTGAATACGGTAAAAAAATCTATGCAGTTGGGGTTCGACAAACCTGCTCCAGCTGCTATGATGCGCGCCGCTGGAGAGATGCCGGAGTGGCCGAACGGGACGGATTCGAAATCCGTTGTACCTTCGCGGGTACCTAGGGTTCAAATCCCTATCTCTCCGCCATTACATATAGCCTAAGCCCCTGAAATTCATAGAGTTTCGGGGGCTTTTGCTTTTGCGGTCCTCAGAATGCGGCAGCCGGGTTTGTCTGATGATGGCTACGCTTCAACGGCAGGTGCAGTCTGCCTGGCCAACACAGTGTTGTGCGAAGCGAGGGGAGGGTGATGTCGCAGCTACGGCGGGGCTTTATCCTCACCCGGCACTGGCGTGATACGGCTGAGGGTACGGAGATCAGTTTCTGGCTGGCCACCGACGCTGGCGCACGGCAGGTCCGTGTCCCGCAGCAAGATTCAGTCGCCTTCATCCCCGAAGAGCAACGTCCTCGCGCTGAAGCGCTGCTACGTCGCGAGCGCGATGTGGAACTGCGGTCGCTGGCCTTGTGCGACTTCCGCCATCGTCCGGTGATGGGGGTGTACTGCCGTTCATATCGTCGTTTGCTGGATTGCACGCGGTTGCTGCGTGAGGCTGGAGTCGATGTCTACGAGTCCGATATCCGTCCGCCCGAGCGCTACCTGATGGAGCGTTTCATCAGCGCGCCGGTGTCCTTCCCGGACACGTCTGGCGAAGATGGCGCGTCGATCGATGCGCAGCTCAAACCGGCACCTGACTATCGACCGAGGCTCAAGCTGGTTTCGCTGGATATCGAAACCACCGCCCGTGGCGACCTCTATTCCATCGCCCTGGAGGGCTGTGGCCAGCGCCAGGTCTACATGCTCGGACCGGAGAACGGGCAGGGCACGACCATCGATTTTTCGCTGAAGTATTGCGAAAGCCGGTGCGAGTTGCTCGAGCGGCTGAACCTCTGGTTCGCCGAGCACGACCCGGATGCGATCATCGGCTGGAATCTGGTGCAGTTCGATCTGCGTGTGCTGCGCGATCATTCGCAGCGCCTGCAGGTGCCGTTGCGCCTGGGACGCGGTGGTGCGGAGATGGAGTGGCGCGAGCACGGTGGTCGCGGTAATCATTATTTCGCCGCGGCCGCTGGGCGGCTGATCATCGATGGTATCGAGTCGCTTCGCTCGGCGACCTGGAGCTTCCCCTCCTTCAGCCTGGAGAACGTCGCTCAGACCCTTCTGGGTGAAGGCAAAGCCATCGACAATCCCTACCAGCGCATGGCGGAAATCGAGCGCATGTTCGCCGAGGACAAGCCGGCTCTGGCGCGCTACAACCTCAAGGATTGCGAGTTGGTGACGCGCATCTTCGCCCGCACCGAACTGCTGACCTTCCTTCTCGAGCGCGCCACGGTGACCGGGCTGGCCGCGGATCGCAGTGGCGGATCGGTCGCCGCCTTCGAGCACCTGTACCTGCCGCTGATGCATCGCCAGGGTTTTGTCGCGCCGAATCTTGGCGAGCGGCAGCCGGAGGCCAGCCCGGGTGGCTTCGTGATGAGTTCGCAGCCGGGGCTTTACGAGTCGGTGCTGGTGCTCGATTACAAGAGCCTCTATCCGTCGATCATCCGCACCTTTCTCATCGATCCGGTGGGGTTGATCGAAGGGCTGCGCCAGCCGGATGACGAACAATCGATTCCCAGTTTCCGCGGTGCGCGCTTCTCGCGGACTAGGCACTGCCTGCCCGCAATCGTGGAACGCGTCTGGGAGGGGCGCGAAACGGCGAAACGCGAGCACAACAAGCCGTTGTCGCAGGCGCTGAAAATCATCATGAACGCCTTCTACGGCGTGCTCGGTTCCAGTGGCTGCCGCTTCTTCGATACGCGCCTGGCCTCGTCCATCACCCTGCGCGGTCACGAAATCATGCGGCGCACCCGCGAACTGATCGAGGCGCAGGGGCATGCCGTCATCTATGGCGATACCGATTCCACGTTCGTCTGGCTGCGCAAAGCGCATTCGGATGACGAGGCGGCGCTGATCGGCTGTCAGCTGGTACAGCACATCAATGATTGGTGGCGAGTGCATCTGCAGGCCGAGTACGGGCTGGTCAGCGCGTTGGAGCTGCAATACGAAACCCATTTTCGGCGCTTTCTGATGCCCACCATTCGTGGTGCGGAGGAGGGCAGCAAGAAGCGTTACGCGGGGCTGGTCACCCTGCCGGACGGCAGCGACGGCATGGTCTTCAAGGGACTGGAAACCGTACGTACCGACTGGTCGCCGTTGGCCCAGCGCTTCCAGCAGGAGCTCTACCAGCGCATCTTCCACCGCCAGCCGTACCAGGATTACGTGCGCGACTACGTGCGCCGCACCCTGGCGGGCGAGCTCGACGAGCTGCTGGTCTTTCGCAAGCGCCTGCGCCGCCGGCTTGCCGACTACCAGCGCAACGTCCCGCCACACGTGCGCGCGGCGCGCCTGGCCGACGACTACAACGACCGCCAGGGCCGGCCACGGCAGTACCAGAATGGCGGCTGGATCAGCTACCTGATCACCGTCGCCGGGCCTGAGCCGCTGGAGAACCGGCGGGCTGCGATCGACTACGATCACTACGTGAGCCGGCAGCTGCAGCCGGTGGCGGACGCGATCCTGCCGTTCGTGGGCGACGATTTCTCATCGCTGGTCGATGGGCAGCTGGGGTTGTTCTGAACGGGCTCGGGCGGAGGCGATCGCCGACAAGCCGGCTCCTACGAGGAGGCGTGTTGGCGCGGGCTCTTGTGTGGAGCGAGCTTGCTCGCAATCGGCCCCATGCGGCATTCGCTTACAGCAGCCATTCGATCGGCAGCCAGGAGAGCAGCGTCACGCTCGCGCGTTTCCAGAAGCCGACTTCGGGCTCATTGTCGTGGCGGACGGTGCTGCCGTCGCGTCGTTCCAGCCAGTAGAGCCGGCCCTGTTCGGACAGGCGGACCTCGTAGGCGGCGGCGGGGATCTGCTCGTCGAATATCGCCTCGATCCGGGCGGCGAGCTGCGGGCTGTCGATGATGAAGCCCAGTTCGGTGTTCAGGTTCGCCGAGCGCGGATCGAAGTTGAACGAGCCGACGAAGACCCGCTCGCGGTCCACGGCGAAGGTCTTGGCGTGCAGGCTGGAACCGGAGCTGCCGAACGGCCCGGCCCTGTCCTTCGGTCCGTTCTCGGCCAGCCGGCGCAGCTCGTAGAGGGCGACGCCGGCGCGCAGCAGGGCCTTGCGCCGCTTGGCGTAGCCGGCGTGCACCGCGGCGACGTCGGTGGCGTCCAGCGAATTGGTCAGGATGCGCACTTTCACGCCGCTGTCCGCCAGCGCGGCGAACGCGGCGGTGCCGGTGGCGGTGGGCACGAAGTAGGGCGAAACCAGTTCGACGTCGCTGCTTGGTTCGCCGAGGATCTTGCCCAACTGGTGGGTCAGCAGGCCGTCGCCATCGGCGCGGCCGAGGCCCTTGGCCGGGTCGTCGCTGACCATCCGCGTGGCCGCCCAGTCGAACCCCAGGTCGCCGGCGAGCAGGGCGCGGATGAAGGCCGATTCGCGCAGCGCGGCGACGTAGCGGCTGGCGGCCGGGTCGCTTTCGATGATCGAGGCCTCGGCCGACAGTTCGTCCAGCGCCGCCGGGCCCGCCTCGGGCAGGATGCCGGCCAGCGGATAGGCGGAGTCGCTGGCCCAGTAGCGATCGAAGTCGTGGGAGACGTCCTCGACCACCGGGCCCACGGCCAGCACGTCGAGGTCGGCGAAGAGCACGCCCTCGCCGGCGGCGAAGTACTCGTCGCCGACATTGCGTCCGCCGATGATGGTGGCCTGGTTGTCGGCGGTGAACGACTTGTTGTGCATGCGCCGGTTGGCGCGGGAGAAGTCGCTGAGGTAGCCGATGGCCTTCGGCCGGCGCACCACGAAGGGGTTGAACAGGCGCACTTCGATCAGCGGGTGGGTGTCGAGCGTCGCCAGCTTGCGGTCGAGGCCGGCGGTGCCGTTGTCGTCCAGCAGCAGGCGGACCCTGACGCCGCGATCAGCGGCATCGTGCAGCGCTTCGAGCAGCAGGGTGCCGGTGAGGTCGTTGCGCCAGATGTAGTACTGCACGTCCAGGGTGCGTTGCGCGGCCTGGGCCAGCAGGGCCCGGGCGGCGAAGGCGTCGTGCGGGTCGGCCAGCGGATGGATGCCGCTGCGACCCGGATGCGCCTCGACCTGCGGCGCGATTGCCCGGCCCAGCGGCGTACCGGCGGTTTCGGAAGAGCTGGGCGCGCTGGAGGGCGTGCGGCCCTCCAGCGGGGGCAGGCTGCAGCCGGACAGCAGGGCGGCGCAGAGCGCGGCGAGCCAGCGTGTCGTGGGACGATCAGGCGTCATGGGGCGGAATGTGCTCGATCGGTGATACGCCGGGCCGGTCGTCGGCGACGCGAGCGACCGGGGCTCCACTGGTGGACGGTCGCTCGCCGGATCGCATCACTTCCTGACCCAGTTGCCGTTCAGCTGGATGATCTGCCCGGAGGGCGTCTTCTCGATGGCCTTCTTGCCAGCGATGGCTTCCACGTCACTGACGCTGATACCGTTCTGCTTGGCGACGCGGTGGTACTCGGCGCGGCGCGCCTGGTTGATCTGGCTGGCGATGTCCTCGGCGTTCTGGCTGGAACGCACCACGCCGAGATAGCCGTCAGGCTTCTCGCCAAGCAGGCCGCTGGCCTTGGCGTCGCCCAGCGCGGACATGGCTTCGTTGAGTGTCATGGCTGCTGCGGACAGGCTGAGCATGAGTGCCAACAGCAGGCTTACCAATTTCAGATAGGTTTTCATCGTCGTCCTCAGAACAATCCGCTGTCTTGGTTGATGATCGAGTCGAGCTGCTTGTCCACCCGGATGTAAATCTCGTGTTCGATCTTCACGTTCAGGTTGATGTTGATCGGTTCGTTCGGTACGGCCAGTTCCACCCGCGGCGTACAGGCGCTGGCGAGCACGGCCAGCAACAGAATGGTCAGCGATTGGCGCAACCGCATGGCGGTCTCTCCTGTGTCGGCTAGTGGCTGCAGGGCCTC
This DNA window, taken from Pseudomonas sp. FeN3W, encodes the following:
- a CDS encoding DNA polymerase II → MSQLRRGFILTRHWRDTAEGTEISFWLATDAGARQVRVPQQDSVAFIPEEQRPRAEALLRRERDVELRSLALCDFRHRPVMGVYCRSYRRLLDCTRLLREAGVDVYESDIRPPERYLMERFISAPVSFPDTSGEDGASIDAQLKPAPDYRPRLKLVSLDIETTARGDLYSIALEGCGQRQVYMLGPENGQGTTIDFSLKYCESRCELLERLNLWFAEHDPDAIIGWNLVQFDLRVLRDHSQRLQVPLRLGRGGAEMEWREHGGRGNHYFAAAAGRLIIDGIESLRSATWSFPSFSLENVAQTLLGEGKAIDNPYQRMAEIERMFAEDKPALARYNLKDCELVTRIFARTELLTFLLERATVTGLAADRSGGSVAAFEHLYLPLMHRQGFVAPNLGERQPEASPGGFVMSSQPGLYESVLVLDYKSLYPSIIRTFLIDPVGLIEGLRQPDDEQSIPSFRGARFSRTRHCLPAIVERVWEGRETAKREHNKPLSQALKIIMNAFYGVLGSSGCRFFDTRLASSITLRGHEIMRRTRELIEAQGHAVIYGDTDSTFVWLRKAHSDDEAALIGCQLVQHINDWWRVHLQAEYGLVSALELQYETHFRRFLMPTIRGAEEGSKKRYAGLVTLPDGSDGMVFKGLETVRTDWSPLAQRFQQELYQRIFHRQPYQDYVRDYVRRTLAGELDELLVFRKRLRRRLADYQRNVPPHVRAARLADDYNDRQGRPRQYQNGGWISYLITVAGPEPLENRRAAIDYDHYVSRQLQPVADAILPFVGDDFSSLVDGQLGLF
- a CDS encoding phospholipase D family protein; amino-acid sequence: MTPDRPTTRWLAALCAALLSGCSLPPLEGRTPSSAPSSSETAGTPLGRAIAPQVEAHPGRSGIHPLADPHDAFAARALLAQAAQRTLDVQYYIWRNDLTGTLLLEALHDAADRGVRVRLLLDDNGTAGLDRKLATLDTHPLIEVRLFNPFVVRRPKAIGYLSDFSRANRRMHNKSFTADNQATIIGGRNVGDEYFAAGEGVLFADLDVLAVGPVVEDVSHDFDRYWASDSAYPLAGILPEAGPAALDELSAEASIIESDPAASRYVAALRESAFIRALLAGDLGFDWAATRMVSDDPAKGLGRADGDGLLTHQLGKILGEPSSDVELVSPYFVPTATGTAAFAALADSGVKVRILTNSLDATDVAAVHAGYAKRRKALLRAGVALYELRRLAENGPKDRAGPFGSSGSSLHAKTFAVDRERVFVGSFNFDPRSANLNTELGFIIDSPQLAARIEAIFDEQIPAAAYEVRLSEQGRLYWLERRDGSTVRHDNEPEVGFWKRASVTLLSWLPIEWLL
- a CDS encoding YdbL family protein — encoded protein: MKTYLKLVSLLLALMLSLSAAAMTLNEAMSALGDAKASGLLGEKPDGYLGVVRSSQNAEDIASQINQARRAEYHRVAKQNGISVSDVEAIAGKKAIEKTPSGQIIQLNGNWVRK
- a CDS encoding YnbE family lipoprotein; amino-acid sequence: MRLRQSLTILLLAVLASACTPRVELAVPNEPININLNVKIEHEIYIRVDKQLDSIINQDSGLF